The region AGATTGCGCCATCACTCCCAGCAATCCTCAGCCACCCACCGCCCAAGTCGCCTACCAGCAAGGACAGGCGATCGCGCAAAATCTCAAATTACAAACTGAAGGCAAAGCGCTCCTTCCCGTGCAAGTCTACCTACGGGGAACCTTAATGAAACTGGGCTTAAACGAAGGCGTCGCCAATCTTTTCAACAAAGTGCAAATCAAAGGTCAACCAGGACATCTAATGCGGCAGGCCACCTATTTACGGCTCCTACCCACTCCCGCCCACAACGCCCGCATTACCACCGAATGGCTGACCGACGAACTGTTACAACGTCACCGACCCTTTACGCCAATGCAACTGGGACAAACCCCGTTTCTGCAAGGTATGGCCGCGATCGCCGCCAGCTTGATTCTCGCCTCCCCCTTAGCTTGGCGGGCTGCCCAACCTCAGCAATTCCAACAATCCCTCCATTGGTCAGGCATTCCCACATTACTCGATCAATGGGTCACTGCAAAACGCTGAAATGGATTGCTGAGATCCACTAAAGCCATCGTCAGTCAAAACGATTCTCTCACCAGTGAAGTTATCTTCATCCTACTAACTTAGAAACATAAGGAGCATTGATCATGAATTACCTATTTAACCTCCGTGCTGCCGTGATCGCAAATCGGATTACTCTCGGGGTTTTCTTCTTTTTCTCAGGGATTGCCAATTATCTCAACTTTGGCATTCCCAATGGCTTCTACCAAACGGTACTGACCCAAAAGCTACAAATCATCGGCCCCAATATCCCACCGGGATGGGAAGGCATTGGCCCACTGCCTGCACTGATCGCAGTTCCCTATGGCTGGTTGCTACCGTTGGCAGAAATCGTCCTAGGTGCATTATTTGCCCTCAATTACTGGGTTCGTTGGACAGGCTTATTACTCATCCTGATGACCTTCAGTATCGTCCTTGCCTTTGGCATCATTCCCGCCGGTAGCCTGGTTCCCAACGCCGCAGAGAGCTTCAATAAAAACATTCTATTCATGACGCTAATTTGGGTTTGCATCGCCTACGAAGCCCACGAACAAAAGATGAGCCGTCGCCGTACCCGCGCGATCGAAGAATCCAACCTCATGACCTCCAACCATGACATGTAATTAGCAACCTAGCAATTTTTTCCGCAATTCCTATGGCACCTTCTTCTCCAATCAACCACCACTACGACCTGATTATTATCGGTACTGGGGCAGGCGGCGGCACCCTGGCCTATCGGTTAGCGCCCACGGGCAAAAAAATTCTCATCCTCGAGCGAGGGCCATTCCTTCCCCGGGAGAAAGACAACTGGGACACGGTACAAGTCGTCCAAAAAGACCGCTATCATACTTCAGAAGTTTGGTACGACAACAACGGCCAAGCCATCCATCCAGGGGTCGGCTATTTCGTCGGAGGCAACACCAAAGTCTACGGCGGAGCCCTCTTTCGCTGGCGGGAACAGGATTTTCACCAAGTCATCCACAAAGGGGGAATCTCGCCGGAATGGCCGCTGAAATATGCCGATTTTGAGCCCTATTACAGCCAAGCCGAGCAACTCTACCAAGTCCATGGAAAACGGGGCAGCGATCCTACCGAACCCCCTGCCAGCGGCGAATATCCCCACCCTGCCATCAGCCATGAACCCCGCATTCAGGAAATCCATAATTCATTGATCGATCGGGGATTACATCCCTTTTATTTACCGTTGGCAATCAAGCTCAACGAAGTCGATCGACGACTCAGTGCCTGCATTCGTTGTAACACCTGTGATGGTTTCCCGTGCCTGGTGGATGCAAAAGCCGATGCAGATATCACCTGCATCCGTCCCACAGAACAGTATCCCAACGTGACATTACTCACCGAGGCGCGAGTTCACAAGTTACACACCAGCCCCTCCGGTCGCGAAGTGACTGCTGTCGAAACGGAATGGAACGGGGAAACCTATCTTTTTTCTGGGTCGATCGTGGTGGTTGCCTGTGGCGCAATTAATTCTGCGGCACTGCTGCTCAAATCAGCTAATGACAAGCATCCCAACGGACTCGCCAATCGCTCAGACCAAGTGGGACGCAACTTTATGAAGCATCAGAACGGTGCCATTATTGGCGTTACAACGAAATCCAATTTAACAGCCTTTCAGAAAACGTTAGCAATTAATGATTTCTATTGGGGTGATGAAGATTTTGACTATCCGATGGGCCATGTGCAGCTACTCGGGAAAGTCAATGCTGATATGATTGCGCAGGAATCGCCCTCAGTCCTAGGGCTATCCCTGCGAGAACACCGAACCTTTGAAGCGATCGCGGCCCATTCCGTCGATTGGTGGCTCACCGCAGAAGACTTACCCGATCCCAACAATCGCATTACCCTTCGCAACGATTCCATTCAGTTAAACTACACCGAAAACAACACAGAAGCCTACGATCGCTTACTAAACCGTTGGATCAAAACCTTAAAAAGTATTGGATGCGGCGAACAAGTGATTTCTGCTAGTTTCTACTTCCGTAAAAAACTCCCGTTACAAGGCGTAGCCCACCAATGCGGCACCTGTCGCTTTGGAGAAGATCCGACCACGTCTGTTCTCGATCTCCATTGCCGCACCCATGATGTAGAGAACCTCTACGTAGTAGATGGCAGCTTTTTCCGCTCCAGTGCTGCGGTGAACCCCACTCTGACCATTATTGCCAATGCCCTACGAGTGGGAGATCACCTGATTGAACAATTAAGCTAGACAGTGAGGCATGGGATTTGGCCTTTTAACGCTAGCTTTTGGGATTAGTACTTTAATTTTTGGGCAGCCCGTAACTCTTTTCCGAGCAACTTCCATAGACGTTTGCGTTGCTCCGGCGTAATCGGACGACTGCCCTTGATCCAATGGGTCACCATCGATCGATCCATCTTTAATTGCGTCGCCAAATACGCCTTACTCCAGCCCTTCAACGTCAACGCCACATCCAACGTTTGCCCAGAAATTACCGCTGGAATCCGAGCCGCCCCCAGCCCAGCCTTCGGACGAATCAGCACCGCCGCTTTTTTGCGATCGTCCCTCGACGGGCTCCCTTGCGGCCCCGCCCCCTCATCCCCAGCCATGGCTATCCCGGTATCTATCCCATCCTTAGCAATCACAATTTGCATCGGGCGAATCATCAGCCTTGCATCCAACCAAGTTTCAAACCACTGCGCAAGACTTTCTGGCAGCGGCCCCGCCTCCCCACCATTCACACTCCAACTAGGCCGTAACGATACCGGATAGGTCATCGCATCAAAGCCAATTTCCCAACCTAAATTTTTCAACGACAACAGGGCATTATTCCACCGCACAAACAATCGCGTCCGCGTTTCCTCCGTCTTATAAAACCCAGACAGCACCTTCGGATCTTCCACCTGTTCCAATAAATCCTGAACGCGATAATGCCCCGTCACATACAACTGCCCAATCACCGAAATAAAAATCGCCAGCCGAGCCGCCAATCGCTTACGGTTCGGGTTGATCTGCAAAATCCCCCGCGCCCAATTTCCGTACTGCTGAAGGGCTTGAATCCCTCGGGACAAGTCCGCCGCCCCCAGCATCTCCACCCAATTTCCAGGTCGCAGCCGAATCATCAACTCATCCGGAGCCCCTGGGCGATGGGTAGACCCAGCCTCCTGTCCAGGCAGCAACTTACCACTGTAACTTAATTCTTCCAGCAGCCACATGGGATAGTTCACCCAGCGGAACAAGCCTTGGCTTTCGTCCAGATAACTGACCATCACTGACAAACTGCACAACAGTTGCAGCATCTCTTCCAGCTTTTTCAGCTTTTGGAGCAGTGTCAGGTCAGCTTGCTTCTCACCAATCACAAAATCGACTAAACCCGTCCCTCGAAGGGTCAGGACACTGCGCCAGGGCCGATCGGCTTCCGAAACTTCCGCCACCAATGACAGAAACACATAGGCCGCCTCAATCCCCAAGCGCTGCAAAATCTCCCAAGCCGCCCGCCCCGGAATGAGGTGAATCTGCTGCCGATCGGGCTGCTGAACCACAATCTCCTGTTCAATCAAACTCTCTTGAAACACCGTCATCAACGGCATCGGAGTCGCTTCTGGTTGCCCACCTGTCCCGATCGGAGGTTGCCCCGGCTGAGGGCGATCGGACGCATCCAAGGGCGCTGGGGCATCGGGCAAATCGGATAGATCTTCGGATGGGGTGGGCCGTTCCATCCGCTGTTGCGTCAGCTCCACCGCCGTTTCCCGATAGCGCCGGGGATCCCCTTCCGCCAAAGGCCGCTCCGCAGATTTGCGGCTGTAGAGCTTTTGCAGAGCTTCCTGCCAGCTCGGGTTGTCATTAGAAGGGGGCAATGGCGCAGTCACAGAGAGTCCTTAGCAATCGTCAATACCGGGGTTTCCAGCGCTTTTATTTTAACGTCCCTCGCTAAATTGTGAAAATCTATAGCCGGAGTCTGAATTCTTCCGTCGTAGGATAGATAGCTGAAGCGGTAATATGCCAGTATCGTCGGAGGGGTACAGGATTTGATCAGGGAGTAGGAAAGTGGGCGTTGAGCGATGAGTTGAGTAATTATTTGGGGATAAAACTGGAGATCACTCGCTGGAGATCACTCGCTGGAGATCACTCACTGGAGATAACTGTGTCTCAGAAGATAACTGTGTCTCAGACAGCTATGACAGCTATGACAGCTATGACTGAGTTGACTAAGTTGACTAAGTTGCGATTTGGAATTGTTGCGATCGGTCGAAATGAAGGGGATCGGCTGAAACGCTGTCTTCTCTCGGCTCAAGCTCAAATGCGTGCGATCGCAGAGATATCCGATGAGTCTTGCCAAAGTGCGCTTCCCCCGGATGCAACCCAGACTTCCGCTACGATGCAGACTTCTATTCGGTATCCGATTGTTTATGTGGATTCTGGATCAACGGACGAGAGTGTTGCTTTTGCTCGATCGATCGGCGTTGAGGTGGTCGAATTAGACCTCTCCAAACCCTTTACGGCTGCCCGTGCCCGAAACGCTGGAGCAAATCAGTTATTTGAACAGTATCCCCAGTTAGATTTTGTGCAGTTTATTGATGGGGATTGTGAGTTTATTGAGGGGTGGTTTGACAGCGCAATCGCAACGTTTGATGGGAATCCTCAAGTCGTGGTCGTCTGTGGTCGCCTGCACGAACGCTTTCCCGATCGTTCCCGCTACAACGCCCTGTGCGATTTGGAATGGAACACACCTGTAGGCGAAACGAAAGAATGCGGCGGGATCGCCCTGATGCGCCGATCGGCCTTCCAAGCCGTCAGTGGATTTAACCCCCAGTTAATTGCCGGAGAAGAGCCAGAACTCTGCGTGCGGCTGCGACGGCAAGGGGGCACCATTCGGCGGATTGCGGCTGATATGGCATGGCATGACGCCAATATGACACGGTTTAGCCAGTGGTGGCGACGATCGCTGCGATCGGGCTATGCCTACGCAGAAGGAGCATGGCTGCATGGACGGTCCCCAGAACGCCATTGGGTCAAGGAAACCCGTAGCATTTGGCTCTGGGGCTTAATGTTTCCAGTCTTAGCCCTCGGTTTCGCCCCTTTCACCTTCGGGTTGAGCCTCGTGGGGTTAATCGCCCTCTACGGACTTCAAGGGTATCGGATCTACCAATATTGTCGTAGACAGCGATCGATGACACCCTCCCAAGCTCAACTCTATGCGTTTTTCTGCGTTCTAGTCAAATTTCCCCAAGCCCTCGGACAGATGCAATTCCAGCAACTACGACGACAGGGCAAACAACGCACCATCATTGAATACAAACAGCCCAGTCAAACTTGACCCTACTTTCCTGAGGACTATCCCTGAGGACGGTTCCCAGCAATCTCTATCCATTCCCCTCTGACAAGTTACATAAATTTGCAGTCCAGCTTCCAACCATCGGAAATATAGTGTATTATTGAGATTAAATATCAATAAGCTGTTGGTCAGTCGAAATTCCCTATTCTTTGTCCACTTTTCTCCTAGAATCTTGCTAAGGAGTCAGACATCTATCATTCCCTTTGAATCTCGATCGCCTCTGAATTTCTGCCTTCCATCCCGTCCCAGTTCCACAACCCATTCCCCACGATCCCCCCATTTCTGTTTACCTCAACGTTGATCTCAACTTCGTCGATTCTGTTATCCCTACCCTAGATTCTTACCCTACATCCTTATATGCCTACCACCAGTCTTGCAAACCTCAAACCCGGTCAATCCGCTGAAATTGTAGATTTTGAGGTTGATCCCAGCCTAGAACGTCGGCTCCATGCCCTAGGATTTCGTCAAGGACAGGAAATTCATCTTCTGCGACGAGGCTGGCTGTCAGGGCCACTCCATGTACGCATTTGTATGACAGAACTCATGCTGCGTCATCGGGATGCCCATCTCGTTCGCGTCACTGCGGTGAACGGTTAACGATCCATGAAACGTATTGCTGTTCTGGGAATGCCCAATACGGGTAAGTCCACATTTTTTAACCGCTTCACTGGTTCCCATGCTCACATTGGGAACTGGCCAGGAATCACTGTTGACTTAATGCTAGCCACGGTCAAGCTGGGCCATGAGTTAGCTGAAGTGGTTGATCTACCTGGCATCTATGATTTACGGGGACTCTCCGAGGACGAGGCCGTTGTTCAACGATTTTTGGAAACAACTCCCGTTCATCTAGTCCTGGTTGTTTTGAATGCAACTCAGATCGATCGCCAGATCTCCCTACCGCTCCAAGTGCTTCAACTGGGCGTACCCGTTGTATTGCTGTTGAACATGGTGGATGAAGCAGCGCGATTTGGGGTACGGGTCAACCCTGAGATTTTGTCCGATCGCTTGGGGATTCCTGTGTTTCCCATCAGTGCCAAGTATGGCGCAGGTTACCCAAAGGCGATCGAGGCGATCACAGAAGTGTTAGATCAGCAGGATCACCCCATTCAGGTCAACAACATCAGCCAGCAACTCCCTGCCGAACTCCCCTCTAACCGTACCCTCCAAACGCTATTAGCCGACGCAGTGCAAATGCCCGCTCGCCTCTCCGATCGCTGGAGCAGTCGGCTCGATCGGATTTTATTGCATCCCATCCTGGGTTTACCCATCTTTTTCAGCGCGATGTATCTGGTATTCCAGACCATTTACGCCATGGGTACCCCCCTCCAAGCAAGCCTAGGCGACGGCTTAGAGTGGTTAAAACTGAATGCCCTGGAGCCTCTTCTAGCAAACTTTCCTGCGTTTCTCAGGGGATTTCTAATTGATGGTGTCTATGAAGGCTTAGGAACCGTTGCAGCATTTCTCCCAGTCATTTTTCTGTTTTTTCTCTGCATGGCGATCGTGGAGGATAGCGGCTACCTGTCCCGCTCTGCATTCCTGATGGATGCCCTGATGGAACGATTGGGACTGGATGGGCGATCGTTTGTTATGTCCCTGATGGGATTTGGCTGTAATGTACCGGCTCTTTTAGGCACGCGGGTCATGCGATCGCCGGGACTCCGCATGTTATCCATGCTAGTGATTCCCTTTTCATTGTGTTCTGCGCGATTGAATGTGTTTATCTTCATCACATCGGCCATGTTTGCCGCCACCATCGCGCCAACCGTTCTTTTTAGTTTATATCTCATGAGTTTTGCAGCGGCAATCCTGACTGCTGCACTGTTTAAGGGAAAGTTCACGACCCAAGAGCCCCTGGTTTTAGAACTGCCTCCCTACCGTCTCCCAACGTTGAAGCAAATCCTAGTGCGAGCTTGGTGCGAAGTCAAACATTTTTGGATTTGGTCACGACGGTTCATTATTGTGGGAGTTATTGCAATTTGGCTCCTCAATAACCTACCCACCAATGTCCCCTCAGCCAGCAGTCAAACCCTATCAGGGCTACTGGGACAGACCTTACAACCGCTCTTTGCTCCCCTAGGAATCAATGCCCAATTAACGATCGCCCTCTTTTTTGGATTTATTGCGAAAGAGATTGTCCTCGGGGGGTTAGCAGTTATTTACAGCCAAGCCGCAGAATCCGACCTAGCCGGGACGATCGCCCAGCAAATCGATTGGGTACAAGCCTACAGCTTTATGCTCTTTACGTTGCTGTATATTCCCTGTCTATCCACGATCGCCGTGTTGAAAAATGAAGCGAAAAGCCTGCGGTTTGCCCTACTATCCGTCGGATGGTCCCTCGGATTGGCTTGGATAGCCAGTTTTGTCTTCTACCAAGGAGCACGGGCATTAGGGTTCTAGAACAGATACAACACCGATCGGGGCCTTATTCTGCGATCGGAGTTTCTAGCACTACATCTTCGTAAAATACATCGACTGAAAGGGTTAGCCCGATACTGGTCAGGGTAAAGGTTTCGCCCTCACCATAGGCCGTAAACTCCCACACCCCAGCAGCATTACGACGAAAAATTTCAACCGATTTCAGTTCCGAACTCACTAATCCATATTCCTGAAGACTCTCTAAGTTCCGATAGAGACGGAATTTAGCCCCCCGATCGTAGGCTTCTGTGCTGGGTGACAGCACTTCCATAATTAAGCAGGGAAATTGGATATATTGTTTGGCGACGCGATCGCGATCGTCACAGCTAACACTAATGTCGGGATAGGTGAATGGCCCCGCTTCACTTATTGCAACTTTGGCATCTGAGTTTCTCACTTTACAAGAACCGGTCAAATGCTGTTTGATCGCAGTCGCAATATTGAGAGCAATGTCGGCATGGGGAAGAGTTCTACCCGTCATCGCGTAAACTTCTCCATCGAAGTACTCATAGCGCTCCGGTTGTTGCTCCTCCCAGACCAAATATTCCTGAGGCGTAAAACGAGGTAGATCACGAGCTGCAACCATAGACAAAGAAGCTCCTGAATTCATTTATATCGTTTATTGTAGAGGCTAACGATCGTCTTGACTACGCTACCCCCTTCGTCCAGCGATACCAGAATCCAATTCAGCAATCTTGATGCAGTAGTCCTTATCCCTTTCTCCCAAACAGTTGCCCTGAGCCAAATTTAGGTCAAAGTAAAGCTGGGTGAAGGGCCAAAAATGCGATCGGTTAACTTCACATACCAAGCCGCAGCCTGAACCTGAATAATGTAAGCCATGGCAATAATTAAAGCAATTTCAGAGCCCTGCTCTTTCCCAAAGGCCGTCATCGCGATCGCAAGGGCAATGGACAAATTACGCATGACCGTGCCATACACTAAAGCAATCGCATCTCCCCGTTGAAAGAACATCTTACCTACAACTGTACTGATTAAAAAATTTGCAACATATAAAATTGCCAAAGGAATCAGAAAAGATAACAAGATACCAGGGTTGCTAACAATACTCTTCGCTTTGAGAGCCATGGCAACAAAGACAATCCCTAAAACCCCGATCGTCGAAAAACTGGGAAACTTCTCTTTGAGATTTTTTTGATACTTATCCATTCTCACAATGCGAATTAGGATAAGCCGCGTGGCAATCCCCAAAATCATCGGCAGAAATACAATGATAATAATTTGTCGGAAAATATCCATAAGGGGAATTTCGATCGCGGCTCCCATCAGCCACTTCGCATAAAACGGAGTCGCCAGTGAACCTAGGATTAAACCCACCACCGTCATTTTGACCGCAGCACTCAGATTGCCCTTCGCAAAGCCTGTCCAGGAAATGGTCATTCCACTAGTGGGTAACAGCGAAGCCAACAGTAGCCCCAACAGCACCAAAGGCTGCCCATGGAAAAACAGTTGGCCAATTCCAAAAGCCATAAATGGGATAACAGCAAAATTGATCAACTGCGTCACGAATTGAAGCTTAAAATCTCCTCCCGTCAACACTTTTTGAATTTGCAAATTGATCATCATGGGATAGACCATGAGGAACGTTAGCGGAATCACCCAAGCCTTCAGTGGATCTGGGTTCACCACTACGCCTATGACAATTCCTGCAATCATACAAATGGGAATCGACCAAACCAAATTTTTCTGAAGCAGCCCTAAAAATTTCCACACAATAGTTGCCCTCCTGTAGCATGGGTCAACTGCTGACCATTCAGTCAACCCAAGGTTAATGATCAATCCGTGACTTCTGTAAAGGCGCTAGTCAAGGCGCTAGTGAATTCGTCATTTATGCCGGAAGCGAAGCATTTTGCCTTAACCGCTCCATCACAGCCTGCATAATTTGACTCCCTTCGTTAGCAATCACTTGAGCATGGGGATCAGTAATCGCTAGAAACATCATCTTAGGATCAACCGCAGACACCTCAATTTGGCCGTTTTCCTGTTCCTGAACAACAACATTACAAGGGTAAAAGACACCCGCCTTATCATCGGTCTGCAACATCCGATAGGCGATTTTGGGATGGCAAGCGCCTAGGATTTTGTAACGGCGGAAATCAACATCCAGCTTTTTCTTAAAGGCCGCTTGGACATCAATCTCGGTCAGAATCCCCATCCCTTCCGCCTGAAGCGCTGCGGTCACCTGCGCGATCGCGTCATCAAAGGTGCAATTCAAAGTTTGACTGAAGTGATAAGCCATCGGTTATAGCCTAATGAGCGTGAACAATTGTCAACTATATTAAGGAGCTGAGTGAAAGGTCTAAGGAATTCGCCCGGTAAGAATCAGACTTCACCAGCTAGTTGATAATATAACTAAATAGTTGTAGAATGCAACTATTGAATTCAATCTCTTCAGAAATAACCTGTGGGCAGCCATGACTTGCGGGTAATTTCCCTACTTAGCAGCATTACATCGAGGCATCCCACCATGGTCAACGAGTTTTCCCAATTTTCTTTGAGGCTACTGTTTGGGATGGTGATTATTCTCGGGATCATTTGCTGGATCATCCCAGCACCCGCTTGGGCTATAGAAGCTTCGATCGCCCAGTCCGTACCGCCGATCGTCACCAATCCAGCTGAGTTAACCAAAGCCATTCAAGCGATCGAGGACTTAGATCAGATGCGATCGGGACTTGCTTCTACGTTGGAAGGACACACCGAAGAACCAACCCTGGAAACGATGAAAGAAGTTTGCCGTCCCGTAGGTATGCAGGCGCAACGACTCAGCCAAGAAAACGGTTGGCAGGTCAAGCAAATAGCCGATAAATATCGCAATCCCGATCATGCGCCGGACAGTTCCCAGGCACGCCAAGCCTTAGCAACCTTTAGAAAAAATCCGGACTTAATGGGATTTTGGGAACATGCAACAATCAACGGGCAAGCAGGCACTCGTTACTATCGCCGCATTAATGTAGAAGCCAGTTGCCTCGCCTGTCACGGACAGAAAAATCAACGGCCTCAGTTTATTCAAGAGAAGTATCTCGACGATCGCGCCTATGATTTCAACGTGGGCGACCTACGCGGCATGTATTCCGTTTTCATGCCTGATCTGAAAGCCGCCATTCAATCCGCATTACAAGACGGGATTCAGTAAGCGATTCAGTAAATGATTTAGTCAAGGTTCCAGCCAAGATTCTCGATCAATTGATACGAATTCAATCAGACTTTCCCCAGTTAGTCATCCGTAGTCATTTGTTCTTGCTGTCAATGATTTCTTAAAACGTACTTCCATCGATGTCTAAGCAATTCTCTCTCTGGTTACGCTCCATAATCGCGATCGTCATCATCACTGTAATTACATTGACCACAGTTTTAGGCTTCATCCCAACCTTACCCGCGATCGCAGCCATCCAGCAATTTGAGGAACAACCGGGTCAAACCGTCTACCAAACCAGACACCCACTCAAGGATCAACAAGGTCGCACCTGGCAAGCGATCGCCTTTAAGCGCATTAAACCCGATGGAGCCACCGTCTTGAATTTCAGACTGGCAGGATTCCCCGGCAGCGTTCGGATCGATCGCACCCAGCCCCTACAATTCCGCAATTCCTTTGGCGAGATCCTCACCGCTGAGGACGCCTCTAGTCAAATGTTTAGCAATACCAACGCACCGGAACCCCACATTGGACAATACAACCTACAACCGATTGTGTCTGATTTACGACTAGAGCTGCCTTGGCGCATAACCCTACCCACAGAATCCGGTAATGCCATCACATTCGCCTTACCCGCCACATTCCTAGCCGATTGGAGAACGTTGGATCAGCAAACCAAGGATTAGAGTCAGCAGCCGGTCATCACAAGTCGGTCATCGTTGATTCACCCGCAATCCATCACTTTTACGATCGTGCATCCATCCCCTAGCAAACATTCTTCCAACCCTGGAGATCAGCATGAATTCCTACCGCCTACAGTATGGATTAACCGCTAGTTTTTCCGTTTTCGCGATCGGGTTAATGGTTTCTGCCACCTCACCCACCACCACCATGAGCGCCGCTAGTCCGCCCCTAGATGCAAAAACCCACCAGGCCATGATTGATGCCATCAACGATGAGTTTCATGCACGCGCTTTCTACACCGCAGTCATCCAGAAATTTGGGACTCTCCG is a window of Alkalinema sp. FACHB-956 DNA encoding:
- a CDS encoding glycosyltransferase; translated protein: MTELTKLTKLRFGIVAIGRNEGDRLKRCLLSAQAQMRAIAEISDESCQSALPPDATQTSATMQTSIRYPIVYVDSGSTDESVAFARSIGVEVVELDLSKPFTAARARNAGANQLFEQYPQLDFVQFIDGDCEFIEGWFDSAIATFDGNPQVVVVCGRLHERFPDRSRYNALCDLEWNTPVGETKECGGIALMRRSAFQAVSGFNPQLIAGEEPELCVRLRRQGGTIRRIAADMAWHDANMTRFSQWWRRSLRSGYAYAEGAWLHGRSPERHWVKETRSIWLWGLMFPVLALGFAPFTFGLSLVGLIALYGLQGYRIYQYCRRQRSMTPSQAQLYAFFCVLVKFPQALGQMQFQQLRRQGKQRTIIEYKQPSQT
- a CDS encoding DUF302 domain-containing protein — encoded protein: MAYHFSQTLNCTFDDAIAQVTAALQAEGMGILTEIDVQAAFKKKLDVDFRRYKILGACHPKIAYRMLQTDDKAGVFYPCNVVVQEQENGQIEVSAVDPKMMFLAITDPHAQVIANEGSQIMQAVMERLRQNASLPA
- a CDS encoding DoxX family membrane protein, which codes for MNYLFNLRAAVIANRITLGVFFFFSGIANYLNFGIPNGFYQTVLTQKLQIIGPNIPPGWEGIGPLPALIAVPYGWLLPLAEIVLGALFALNYWVRWTGLLLILMTFSIVLAFGIIPAGSLVPNAAESFNKNILFMTLIWVCIAYEAHEQKMSRRRTRAIEESNLMTSNHDM
- a CDS encoding FeoA family protein — protein: MPTTSLANLKPGQSAEIVDFEVDPSLERRLHALGFRQGQEIHLLRRGWLSGPLHVRICMTELMLRHRDAHLVRVTAVNG
- a CDS encoding helix-turn-helix transcriptional regulator codes for the protein MTAPLPPSNDNPSWQEALQKLYSRKSAERPLAEGDPRRYRETAVELTQQRMERPTPSEDLSDLPDAPAPLDASDRPQPGQPPIGTGGQPEATPMPLMTVFQESLIEQEIVVQQPDRQQIHLIPGRAAWEILQRLGIEAAYVFLSLVAEVSEADRPWRSVLTLRGTGLVDFVIGEKQADLTLLQKLKKLEEMLQLLCSLSVMVSYLDESQGLFRWVNYPMWLLEELSYSGKLLPGQEAGSTHRPGAPDELMIRLRPGNWVEMLGAADLSRGIQALQQYGNWARGILQINPNRKRLAARLAIFISVIGQLYVTGHYRVQDLLEQVEDPKVLSGFYKTEETRTRLFVRWNNALLSLKNLGWEIGFDAMTYPVSLRPSWSVNGGEAGPLPESLAQWFETWLDARLMIRPMQIVIAKDGIDTGIAMAGDEGAGPQGSPSRDDRKKAAVLIRPKAGLGAARIPAVISGQTLDVALTLKGWSKAYLATQLKMDRSMVTHWIKGSRPITPEQRKRLWKLLGKELRAAQKLKY
- a CDS encoding GMC family oxidoreductase yields the protein MAPSSPINHHYDLIIIGTGAGGGTLAYRLAPTGKKILILERGPFLPREKDNWDTVQVVQKDRYHTSEVWYDNNGQAIHPGVGYFVGGNTKVYGGALFRWREQDFHQVIHKGGISPEWPLKYADFEPYYSQAEQLYQVHGKRGSDPTEPPASGEYPHPAISHEPRIQEIHNSLIDRGLHPFYLPLAIKLNEVDRRLSACIRCNTCDGFPCLVDAKADADITCIRPTEQYPNVTLLTEARVHKLHTSPSGREVTAVETEWNGETYLFSGSIVVVACGAINSAALLLKSANDKHPNGLANRSDQVGRNFMKHQNGAIIGVTTKSNLTAFQKTLAINDFYWGDEDFDYPMGHVQLLGKVNADMIAQESPSVLGLSLREHRTFEAIAAHSVDWWLTAEDLPDPNNRITLRNDSIQLNYTENNTEAYDRLLNRWIKTLKSIGCGEQVISASFYFRKKLPLQGVAHQCGTCRFGEDPTTSVLDLHCRTHDVENLYVVDGSFFRSSAAVNPTLTIIANALRVGDHLIEQLS
- a CDS encoding bile acid:sodium symporter, which codes for MWKFLGLLQKNLVWSIPICMIAGIVIGVVVNPDPLKAWVIPLTFLMVYPMMINLQIQKVLTGGDFKLQFVTQLINFAVIPFMAFGIGQLFFHGQPLVLLGLLLASLLPTSGMTISWTGFAKGNLSAAVKMTVVGLILGSLATPFYAKWLMGAAIEIPLMDIFRQIIIIVFLPMILGIATRLILIRIVRMDKYQKNLKEKFPSFSTIGVLGIVFVAMALKAKSIVSNPGILLSFLIPLAILYVANFLISTVVGKMFFQRGDAIALVYGTVMRNLSIALAIAMTAFGKEQGSEIALIIAMAYIIQVQAAAWYVKLTDRIFGPSPSFTLT
- a CDS encoding Uma2 family endonuclease, translating into MVAARDLPRFTPQEYLVWEEQQPERYEYFDGEVYAMTGRTLPHADIALNIATAIKQHLTGSCKVRNSDAKVAISEAGPFTYPDISVSCDDRDRVAKQYIQFPCLIMEVLSPSTEAYDRGAKFRLYRNLESLQEYGLVSSELKSVEIFRRNAAGVWEFTAYGEGETFTLTSIGLTLSVDVFYEDVVLETPIAE
- the feoB gene encoding ferrous iron transport protein B, producing MKRIAVLGMPNTGKSTFFNRFTGSHAHIGNWPGITVDLMLATVKLGHELAEVVDLPGIYDLRGLSEDEAVVQRFLETTPVHLVLVVLNATQIDRQISLPLQVLQLGVPVVLLLNMVDEAARFGVRVNPEILSDRLGIPVFPISAKYGAGYPKAIEAITEVLDQQDHPIQVNNISQQLPAELPSNRTLQTLLADAVQMPARLSDRWSSRLDRILLHPILGLPIFFSAMYLVFQTIYAMGTPLQASLGDGLEWLKLNALEPLLANFPAFLRGFLIDGVYEGLGTVAAFLPVIFLFFLCMAIVEDSGYLSRSAFLMDALMERLGLDGRSFVMSLMGFGCNVPALLGTRVMRSPGLRMLSMLVIPFSLCSARLNVFIFITSAMFAATIAPTVLFSLYLMSFAAAILTAALFKGKFTTQEPLVLELPPYRLPTLKQILVRAWCEVKHFWIWSRRFIIVGVIAIWLLNNLPTNVPSASSQTLSGLLGQTLQPLFAPLGINAQLTIALFFGFIAKEIVLGGLAVIYSQAAESDLAGTIAQQIDWVQAYSFMLFTLLYIPCLSTIAVLKNEAKSLRFALLSVGWSLGLAWIASFVFYQGARALGF